From Arcobacter lacus, one genomic window encodes:
- a CDS encoding YhdP family protein, which translates to MRIKSIMLKNIKIAIFVSFLFIFLMFSSLYIGIKIDSFSFSNFLISQFYIKMDKKLILNIEKIEYESKSNKESNSLENLKNDIQLLPKILKFFQSIKIENLKINDNEFYIWFNGKELYLDNNFINLSSKIDDSSNTVFFELNSLYLKDYKVLFDGKAKIDYFSKELNFFGNLYFENFQTALNIDITSEKIKFYLESKYFENLKFLKEHLDLPQAANEWMYDNVTGDFKLDWLYGEYDLKKNELVQNSIEGKAHIKDGKIRFHKDVDEIFTKSIDVTYKDDNLHFNLIEPKFKDKNIEGSFVNIHNLTDEISGNVEVNIKTNSKLDDNILGILKAYEINLPIKQKSGTTNANLVLNFPYALDKPMSTKGKFLVDNSLISIDNFSFFSKKAEVILDENMVYIKDANFLYQNMIDANGNLGIDTNTLKSTGTVHINSLVVKNEDEAVVEIKDKNSLIDMDFSSLTTINLKDLETKIKVDKSIFIDIASISKIYPYSKLLQKYTVKDGNISLEIKNENDIYFNAFLKNINLPIQKNEKQVNNLDLKGSIKDKNVEISALNEDIKLIINDETNLYLKDLKVFVDTKMNANNFKENINLHLKNSELNIDNKNYNIKDAMVTVKDENVNFDATIKDLDIPLKKDGKNIEEIQLFGNYKKDDVKIYTKNQDLILFLEKDSLSLYLEEYDIDYSTKDEDTISTYNKIDIIGKNSNILIDNKFEIISDNYELRIRPDDKFAYIKYGDTQVVFKDTNGKLELYAVDISADFLNKILDKNMFLGGKVHFFATGDINDLHGKVILKNSSVANLSILNNILLFIQTSPAIINPFLAIPSVVGLATNPGFNLLTYKISEGDLEFNYSKDKGLINIVKLNTVGNGIDFEGEGNIDLANSNLDLNINLIFFKDYANVVGAIPVLNYVILGDENRVETRININGDLENPTIGTNLTTDTFNIPTNILKRVINSPVRFFDNINNLEKEDSKSIIMK; encoded by the coding sequence ATGAGGATAAAATCTATAATGTTAAAAAACATTAAAATTGCAATATTTGTATCATTTCTTTTTATATTTTTAATGTTTTCATCTCTGTATATTGGCATAAAAATCGACTCTTTTTCTTTCTCTAATTTTTTAATTTCGCAATTCTATATAAAAATGGATAAAAAACTTATTTTGAACATTGAAAAAATAGAATATGAGTCAAAAAGTAATAAAGAAAGTAACTCTTTAGAAAATTTAAAAAATGATATTCAGTTACTTCCAAAAATTTTAAAGTTTTTTCAAAGCATAAAAATAGAAAATTTAAAAATAAATGATAATGAATTTTATATCTGGTTTAATGGGAAAGAATTATATCTTGATAATAATTTTATAAATCTTTCTTCGAAAATAGATGATTCTTCAAATACAGTTTTTTTTGAGTTAAATTCATTATATTTAAAAGATTATAAAGTTTTATTTGATGGGAAAGCCAAAATAGATTATTTTTCTAAAGAATTAAATTTTTTTGGAAATCTATATTTTGAAAATTTTCAAACAGCTCTAAATATTGATATAACGTCTGAAAAAATAAAATTTTATTTAGAGAGTAAATATTTTGAAAATTTGAAATTTTTAAAAGAACATTTAGATTTACCACAAGCAGCAAATGAGTGGATGTACGATAATGTAACAGGTGATTTTAAACTTGACTGGCTTTATGGTGAATATGATTTAAAGAAAAATGAACTTGTACAAAATTCAATCGAAGGAAAAGCTCATATAAAAGATGGAAAAATAAGATTTCATAAAGATGTTGATGAGATTTTTACAAAAAGTATTGATGTAACTTATAAAGATGATAATTTACATTTTAATCTAATTGAACCAAAATTTAAAGATAAAAACATAGAAGGAAGTTTTGTAAATATTCATAACTTAACTGATGAGATAAGTGGAAATGTTGAAGTAAATATAAAAACTAATAGTAAACTTGATGACAATATTTTAGGTATTTTAAAAGCTTATGAAATAAATCTTCCAATAAAACAAAAAAGTGGAACAACAAATGCAAATTTGGTGCTAAACTTTCCTTATGCTCTTGATAAACCAATGAGCACAAAAGGCAAATTTTTAGTAGATAATTCTTTAATTTCTATTGATAATTTTTCATTTTTTAGTAAAAAGGCAGAAGTAATTCTTGATGAAAATATGGTTTATATAAAAGATGCAAATTTTTTATATCAAAATATGATAGATGCAAATGGAAATCTAGGTATAGATACAAATACTTTAAAATCGACAGGAACAGTTCATATAAACTCTTTAGTTGTAAAAAATGAGGATGAAGCAGTTGTAGAAATAAAAGATAAAAATAGTTTAATTGATATGGATTTTAGTTCATTAACAACAATAAATTTAAAAGATTTAGAAACAAAAATAAAAGTTGATAAATCAATATTTATTGATATTGCAAGCATATCAAAGATTTATCCTTATTCTAAACTTTTACAAAAATACACAGTAAAAGATGGAAATATCTCTTTAGAAATTAAAAATGAAAACGATATATATTTTAATGCTTTTTTAAAAAATATAAATTTACCTATACAAAAAAATGAAAAACAGGTAAATAATCTAGATTTAAAAGGAAGTATAAAAGATAAAAATGTTGAAATTTCTGCTTTAAATGAAGATATAAAATTAATAATAAATGATGAAACAAATCTTTATTTAAAAGATTTAAAAGTATTTGTTGACACAAAAATGAATGCAAATAATTTTAAAGAAAATATAAATTTACATTTAAAAAATAGTGAATTAAATATAGACAATAAAAATTATAATATTAAAGATGCAATGGTTACTGTAAAAGATGAAAATGTAAATTTTGATGCAACTATAAAAGATTTAGATATTCCTTTAAAAAAAGATGGAAAAAATATTGAAGAAATACAATTATTTGGAAATTATAAAAAAGATGATGTAAAAATATATACAAAAAATCAAGACTTAATACTATTTTTAGAAAAAGATAGTTTGTCTTTGTATTTAGAAGAGTATGATATTGATTATTCTACAAAAGATGAAGATACTATTTCAACTTATAATAAAATAGATATTATTGGTAAAAATTCTAATATATTAATTGATAATAAATTTGAAATAATATCAGATAATTATGAATTGAGAATTAGACCAGATGATAAATTTGCTTATATAAAATATGGTGATACACAAGTTGTTTTTAAGGACACAAATGGAAAATTAGAACTTTATGCAGTTGATATTAGTGCAGATTTTTTAAATAAAATTTTAGACAAAAATATGTTTTTAGGTGGAAAAGTTCATTTTTTTGCAACAGGTGACATAAATGATTTACATGGAAAAGTAATTTTAAAAAATAGTAGTGTTGCAAATTTATCTATTCTAAATAATATTTTACTATTTATACAAACTTCTCCTGCAATTATAAATCCATTTTTGGCGATTCCATCTGTTGTTGGATTGGCGACAAACCCTGGATTTAATTTATTAACTTATAAAATTTCTGAAGGTGATTTAGAGTTTAATTATAGTAAAGATAAAGGATTAATAAATATTGTAAAACTTAATACTGTTGGAAATGGTATTGACTTTGAAGGAGAGGGAAATATTGATTTAGCAAATTCAAATTTAGATTTGAATATAAATCTGATATTTTTTAAAGATTATGCAAATGTTGTTGGTGCAATTCCTGTATTAAACTATGTAATTTTAGGTGATGAAAATAGAGTTGAAACAAGAATAAATATAAATGGAGATTTAGAAAATCCAACAATTGGAACAAATCTTACAACAGATACATTTAATATTCCAACAAATATCTTAAAAAGAGTTATTAACTCTCCAGTGAGATTTTTTGATAATATAAATAATTTAGAAAAAGAAGATAGTAAAAGTATAATAATGAAATAA
- a CDS encoding malate dehydrogenase encodes MNNKTIGIIGVGNVGATLAFTLATNNICSNILLKDIRNNISQAMALDISQAVQGTSSNTKVTACLNNEDFKECDIIVITAGIARKPNMSRDDLLLTNAKIVISVMNEISKNNPNAIIIIISNPLDAMVYTALKSSNYPANKVLGMAGTLDSARMSYFIAEKLGFPNVNIKTSVIGGHGDSMVPLVDFSTIDGKKLNEILSSEDIVDIIDKTKNGGGQIVKLLETGSAYYAPAYSTIGMIEAILNDTKECFACATLLNGEYGHKNIVSGVDVLLGKNGVEKIVELDISNFEKEQFQKSINNVQELVDVLEEKIFNKK; translated from the coding sequence TTGAATAACAAAACAATAGGAATTATTGGAGTTGGAAATGTAGGTGCAACATTAGCCTTTACATTAGCTACAAATAATATCTGTTCAAATATATTATTAAAAGATATAAGAAATAATATCTCTCAAGCAATGGCACTTGATATTTCACAAGCGGTACAAGGAACAAGTAGTAATACTAAAGTTACCGCTTGTTTAAATAATGAAGATTTTAAAGAATGTGATATTATTGTAATAACTGCTGGAATAGCAAGAAAACCAAATATGAGTAGAGATGATTTACTTCTTACAAATGCAAAAATTGTAATTTCTGTTATGAATGAAATATCAAAAAATAATCCAAATGCAATTATTATAATAATTTCTAATCCTCTTGATGCTATGGTTTATACTGCTTTAAAATCATCAAATTATCCAGCAAATAAAGTTTTAGGTATGGCTGGAACTCTAGATAGTGCAAGAATGAGTTATTTTATAGCTGAAAAATTAGGATTTCCAAATGTTAATATAAAAACTTCTGTTATTGGTGGACATGGAGATAGTATGGTTCCATTAGTTGATTTTTCAACTATTGATGGAAAAAAATTAAATGAAATATTATCTTCAGAAGATATAGTTGATATCATAGATAAGACAAAAAATGGTGGTGGACAAATAGTGAAACTACTAGAAACTGGTTCTGCATACTATGCTCCTGCTTATTCAACAATAGGAATGATAGAAGCTATATTAAATGATACAAAGGAGTGTTTTGCTTGTGCTACTTTGCTCAATGGAGAATATGGTCATAAAAATATAGTTTCTGGGGTAGATGTACTTTTAGGCAAAAATGGTGTTGAAAAAATTGTTGAGTTAGATATAAGCAATTTTGAAAAAGAACAATTTCAAAAATCAATTAATAATGTTCAAGAGTTAGTTGATGTTTTAGAAGAAAAAATTTTTAATAAAAAATAA
- a CDS encoding ABC transporter permease: protein MNKKLVNFIVKKYLRFDKKNPFISISAILAFVGVSIGVMVLILAMSIMNGTAKEFERKLFTMNYPLTIYPKFADSVNQDLLEKLQKEYPNLKFSPFISTQAIVQNGDNMSGGIIFGVDSQKEANINPIYKQAVGDLLLGKYDVITGSGIKDKLYLNSGSKVTLYFTELNPAGFSLMPKMKRFDYVTSFTSGLSAYDKAYMYTSLEALQTLLQKDSNIYDGIHIHSDNALEDIEKLKISLKGTNASIIGWWQQNGNFFAAMKMEKTALFIVLMLIILVASLNIISSLLMTVMSRRKEIALLLSMGASAKEIKSIFLRVGTVIGFGGIITGIVLGFIGYWFLDTFDIVSLPADVYGSAKLPLDLAMSDFISIVIGAVIIVLLSSYYPASRATKIDVIDVLRNE, encoded by the coding sequence TTGAACAAAAAATTAGTAAATTTTATTGTAAAGAAATACCTAAGATTTGATAAAAAAAATCCTTTTATTTCAATTAGTGCTATATTAGCATTTGTTGGTGTTTCTATTGGTGTTATGGTTTTAATTTTAGCTATGTCTATTATGAATGGAACAGCAAAAGAGTTTGAAAGAAAACTCTTCACTATGAATTATCCTTTAACAATTTACCCAAAATTTGCAGATTCTGTAAATCAAGATTTATTAGAAAAACTTCAAAAAGAGTATCCAAATTTAAAATTTTCACCATTTATTTCTACTCAAGCAATTGTTCAAAATGGCGATAATATGAGTGGTGGTATAATTTTTGGAGTAGATAGCCAAAAAGAAGCAAATATAAATCCTATTTATAAACAAGCTGTTGGTGATTTACTTCTTGGAAAATATGATGTAATAACAGGTTCGGGAATAAAAGATAAGTTGTATCTAAATAGTGGTTCTAAAGTAACTTTATATTTTACAGAACTAAATCCGGCTGGTTTTTCATTGATGCCAAAAATGAAAAGATTTGATTATGTTACTTCATTTACTTCTGGTTTAAGTGCTTATGATAAAGCTTATATGTATACTTCTTTAGAAGCTTTACAAACTTTGCTTCAAAAAGATTCAAATATTTATGATGGTATTCATATTCATTCAGATAATGCACTTGAAGATATAGAAAAACTAAAAATTAGTTTAAAAGGAACAAATGCTTCAATTATTGGATGGTGGCAACAAAATGGTAATTTCTTTGCAGCGATGAAAATGGAAAAAACAGCTTTATTTATTGTTTTAATGCTAATTATCTTAGTTGCATCTTTAAATATAATTTCTTCTTTACTTATGACTGTAATGAGTAGAAGAAAAGAAATTGCGCTACTTTTATCAATGGGAGCTTCTGCAAAAGAGATAAAGTCTATATTTCTAAGAGTTGGAACTGTTATTGGTTTTGGTGGAATTATTACAGGAATTGTATTGGGATTTATTGGTTATTGGTTTTTAGATACTTTTGATATTGTATCGTTACCAGCTGATGTTTATGGAAGTGCAAAATTACCACTTGATTTAGCAATGAGCGATTTTATTTCTATTGTTATAGGTGCAGTAATAATTGTACTTTTATCATCTTATTATCCAGCATCAAGAGCTACTAAAATTGACGTTATTGATGTTTTAAGAAATGAATAA
- a CDS encoding NADP-dependent isocitrate dehydrogenase, giving the protein MSKIIYTKVDEAPALATYSFLPIIQSFTKSSGIEMVQKDISLAGRIIAAFPENLTPEQKIGDALAELGEMTQDPKANIIKLPNISASIPQLKAAIAELQSKGYKIPDYDSSEEANARYAKILGSAVNPVLREGNSDRRAPGAVKNYAKNNPHRMGVWTKDSKTDVAHMDANDFYGTEVSTTLDSADNFKISFVNKNGEETVLKASLPLLAGEVVDATKMSSKALQEFYQRGIDEAKKRDVLLSLHLKATMMKVSDPIMFGFAVKVYFKDLIAKHGKLFDEMGVNFNNGLGDLYSKLDSIDASKKAEILADIDAIYAKQPRLAMVNSAKGITNLHVPSDVIIDASMPAMIKGGGKMWNKEDKEEDTLAMIPDRCYATTYQVVIEDCKKHGALDPKTMGSVPNVGLMAQKAEEYGSHDKTFQAKADGKIVVTNKAGETVFSFDVDNGDIFRMCQTKDEPIKDWVKLAVNRAKLSGTPAVFWLDKNRGHDAQMIAKVEKYLKDYDLTGLEISIMAPDDAIQYSLDRMRKGLDTISVTGNVFRDYNTDLFPILELGTSAKMLSIVPLMQGGGLFETGAGGSAPKHVQQFQEEGYLRWDSLGEFMALAASLEHLANTQGNKKAQVLADTLDKATGTFLINDKSPARKIGSIDNRGSHFFLAMYWAQELAAQNVDADLKAEFTPIAKAMTENEAQIVKELTECQGKAVDMGGYYLPDDAKTSAAMRPSATLNSIIG; this is encoded by the coding sequence ATGTCAAAAATCATTTACACAAAAGTTGACGAAGCACCAGCGTTAGCAACATACTCTTTTTTACCAATCATTCAATCTTTCACAAAAAGTTCAGGAATCGAAATGGTTCAAAAAGATATTTCACTTGCAGGAAGAATCATTGCTGCTTTCCCAGAAAATTTAACACCTGAGCAAAAAATTGGTGATGCATTAGCAGAACTTGGTGAAATGACTCAAGATCCAAAAGCAAATATTATTAAATTACCAAATATTTCAGCTTCAATTCCTCAATTAAAAGCTGCGATTGCTGAATTACAATCAAAAGGTTACAAAATTCCTGATTATGATTCAAGTGAAGAAGCAAATGCAAGATATGCAAAAATCTTAGGATCTGCTGTTAATCCTGTATTAAGAGAAGGAAATAGTGATAGAAGAGCTCCAGGTGCAGTTAAAAACTATGCTAAAAATAATCCTCATAGAATGGGTGTTTGGACAAAAGATTCAAAAACTGATGTAGCTCATATGGATGCAAATGATTTTTATGGAACTGAAGTTTCTACTACTTTAGATTCAGCTGATAACTTCAAAATCTCTTTTGTAAATAAAAATGGAGAAGAAACTGTTTTAAAAGCTTCTTTACCATTATTAGCTGGTGAAGTTGTTGATGCTACTAAAATGTCTTCAAAAGCTTTACAAGAGTTCTATCAAAGAGGAATTGATGAAGCTAAAAAAAGAGATGTATTATTATCTTTACACTTAAAAGCTACAATGATGAAAGTATCTGATCCAATTATGTTTGGATTTGCTGTTAAAGTTTACTTCAAAGATTTAATTGCTAAACATGGTAAATTATTTGATGAAATGGGTGTTAACTTTAACAATGGTTTAGGTGACTTATACTCTAAATTAGATTCAATTGATGCTTCTAAAAAAGCTGAAATTTTGGCTGATATTGATGCAATTTATGCAAAACAACCAAGACTTGCTATGGTAAATTCAGCTAAAGGAATTACTAACTTACACGTACCATCAGATGTTATTATTGATGCTTCTATGCCTGCTATGATTAAAGGTGGTGGGAAAATGTGGAATAAAGAAGATAAAGAAGAAGATACTTTAGCGATGATTCCAGATAGATGTTATGCTACAACATACCAAGTTGTAATTGAAGATTGCAAAAAACACGGAGCACTTGATCCAAAAACTATGGGTTCTGTACCAAATGTTGGATTAATGGCACAAAAAGCTGAAGAGTATGGTTCACATGATAAAACTTTCCAAGCAAAAGCTGATGGAAAAATCGTTGTTACAAATAAAGCAGGAGAAACTGTATTTAGTTTTGATGTTGATAATGGTGATATTTTCAGAATGTGCCAAACTAAAGATGAACCAATTAAAGATTGGGTAAAACTTGCAGTTAATAGAGCAAAATTATCTGGAACTCCAGCAGTATTCTGGTTAGATAAAAACAGAGGTCATGATGCACAAATGATTGCAAAAGTTGAAAAATACTTAAAAGATTATGATTTAACAGGATTAGAAATCTCAATTATGGCTCCAGATGATGCTATTCAATACTCACTTGATAGAATGAGAAAAGGTTTAGATACTATTTCAGTTACTGGAAATGTATTTAGAGATTATAACACTGACTTATTCCCAATTTTAGAACTTGGAACATCTGCAAAAATGTTATCAATCGTTCCATTAATGCAAGGTGGAGGATTATTTGAAACTGGTGCGGGAGGATCTGCTCCTAAACACGTTCAACAATTCCAAGAAGAAGGTTACTTAAGATGGGATTCTTTAGGTGAATTTATGGCACTTGCAGCATCTTTAGAACACTTAGCAAATACTCAAGGAAATAAAAAAGCTCAAGTTTTAGCTGATACTTTAGATAAAGCAACAGGAACTTTCTTAATCAATGACAAATCTCCAGCTAGAAAAATTGGAAGTATTGATAATAGAGGTTCTCACTTCTTTTTAGCAATGTATTGGGCACAAGAATTAGCAGCTCAAAATGTAGATGCTGATTTAAAAGCTGAATTTACTCCAATTGCAAAAGCAATGACTGAAAATGAAGCTCAAATTGTAAAAGAATTAACTGAGTGCCAAGGAAAAGCTGTTGACATGGGTGGATACTATTTACCAGATGATGCAAAAACATCAGCTGCTATGAGACCATCTGCAACTTTAAATTCAATTATTGGATAA
- a CDS encoding C40 family peptidase: MNNLFKYLFITIFSTILFTACTTKDVAIIEVKENDLTEFSKKANDNFINQEQATKDYFTKYFKPWDLTKVSYPKIEAMWGQSYRFKKVYLENHQLATKEWFDKQIQNSNFDEYNVVPKKAITLKNTNIRVLPTNSPMFYNPLLPGEGFPFDYNQNSLIKINTPIIISHLSKDKAWAYIESSSVGGWVEIDNIAFVDENFIKQFKNSNYFVSVKEKFPMYDSIFREYIKVGTIFPKEKDNYLIAKKDDNANAIISHIQLNSNEIEAMPVLYNTENRVKILNELLNEPYGWGGLLNNRDCSSFTQDFFTPFGSYLQRNSKAQTANGKYIDISKLTLDEKKEFIKKEAVPFSTLVYLKGHIMLYVGIKNDEPMVAHNVWSVRLKDKNNKEFRHIIGKATITTLEPGKELEGFDETSNILNKVLGIVIL, translated from the coding sequence ATGAATAATTTATTTAAATATCTATTTATAACAATATTTAGTACAATTTTATTTACAGCATGTACTACAAAAGATGTAGCAATCATTGAAGTAAAAGAAAATGACTTAACAGAATTTTCAAAAAAAGCAAATGATAATTTTATAAATCAAGAGCAAGCAACAAAAGATTATTTTACTAAATATTTTAAACCTTGGGATTTAACAAAAGTTTCATATCCTAAAATAGAAGCTATGTGGGGACAATCATATAGATTTAAAAAAGTATATTTAGAAAACCATCAACTAGCTACAAAAGAGTGGTTTGACAAACAAATACAAAACTCAAATTTTGATGAATATAATGTAGTACCGAAAAAAGCAATAACTTTAAAAAATACAAATATAAGAGTTCTTCCAACAAATTCTCCAATGTTTTATAATCCACTACTTCCAGGAGAAGGATTTCCCTTTGACTATAATCAAAATTCTTTAATCAAAATAAATACTCCAATTATAATTTCTCATTTGTCAAAAGATAAAGCTTGGGCATATATAGAATCAAGTAGTGTTGGAGGATGGGTTGAAATAGATAATATAGCATTTGTTGATGAAAATTTCATAAAACAATTTAAAAATTCAAACTACTTTGTGAGTGTAAAAGAAAAATTTCCAATGTATGATTCAATTTTTAGAGAATATATAAAAGTTGGAACAATATTTCCCAAAGAAAAAGACAACTATCTAATTGCTAAAAAAGATGATAATGCAAATGCAATAATTTCACACATACAACTAAATTCAAATGAAATTGAAGCTATGCCAGTACTTTATAATACAGAAAATAGAGTAAAAATATTAAACGAACTTTTAAATGAACCTTATGGTTGGGGTGGATTACTAAATAATAGAGATTGTTCTAGTTTTACTCAAGATTTTTTTACTCCTTTTGGTTCATATTTACAAAGAAACTCCAAAGCACAAACAGCAAATGGAAAATATATTGATATTTCAAAACTAACTTTAGATGAGAAAAAAGAGTTTATAAAAAAAGAAGCTGTCCCTTTTTCAACACTAGTTTATCTAAAAGGTCATATTATGCTCTATGTTGGAATAAAAAATGATGAACCAATGGTTGCTCATAATGTTTGGAGTGTAAGATTAAAAGATAAAAATAATAAAGAATTTAGACATATTATTGGAAAAGCAACTATTACAACCCTAGAACCAGGAAAAGAGTTAGAAGGTTTTGATGAGACTAGTAATATTTTAAATAAAGTTTTAGGAATAGTTATATTATAA
- a CDS encoding c-type cytochrome, whose protein sequence is MKKIIIATTVLTACFGFANPYANCVICHGANGEKVALGKSKIIKDMTKADFVASLKGYQNGTYGGAQKALMLPQVKDMSEATMNELADLIIK, encoded by the coding sequence ATGAAAAAAATTATTATTGCAACTACTGTTTTAACTGCCTGTTTTGGATTTGCGAATCCTTACGCAAATTGTGTTATATGTCATGGAGCAAATGGGGAAAAAGTTGCTTTAGGTAAATCTAAAATTATTAAAGATATGACAAAAGCAGATTTTGTTGCATCTTTAAAAGGATATCAAAATGGAACATATGGTGGAGCACAAAAAGCTTTGATGCTTCCTCAAGTAAAAGATATGTCTGAAGCTACAATGAATGAACTTGCTGATTTAATCATCAAATAG
- the mltG gene encoding endolytic transglycosylase MltG, translating to MPIYRDENIKNIKRNDTNIAILMFFNIIDFILIGLIVVLFYLTMPVNSTKVLFIPKGSTANIISHLNKSGYEMNALDEIIIKMTGYIQSGWIDIDQTRLTKMDFIYKLISSKAALKNITLIPGETSYFFLKKIAQEFNLSEEILTKIYNEHAYKADGNILADTYSIPIGMKEDYIIFYLFSQTNRKYEEFSKKIFGVYDKKKWYNYITLASVVQKEAATTNEMPIVASVIHNRLKKGMRLQMDGTLNYGKYSNSVVTADRIREDTSSYNTYLNAGLPKDPVCAVSLDAIKAGIFPVKSSYLYFVRDNRTGLHKFASTFDEHQVNIQANVGVPKTYTKVKAVETKIDEEAETIMKTDISNQKPTSIKDLFNNIN from the coding sequence ATGCCAATATACAGAGATGAAAACATTAAAAATATAAAAAGAAATGATACAAATATTGCAATTTTAATGTTTTTTAACATTATAGATTTTATCCTCATTGGTTTAATAGTTGTTTTATTTTATCTAACAATGCCAGTAAATTCCACAAAAGTTTTGTTTATCCCTAAAGGCAGTACGGCCAATATTATATCACACTTAAATAAAAGTGGATATGAAATGAATGCATTAGATGAAATAATTATAAAAATGACAGGTTACATTCAAAGTGGTTGGATAGATATTGATCAAACAAGACTTACAAAAATGGATTTTATTTATAAACTAATTAGCTCAAAAGCTGCTCTAAAAAACATTACATTAATACCAGGTGAAACTTCTTATTTTTTCCTAAAAAAAATAGCTCAAGAATTTAATCTTTCAGAAGAGATTTTAACAAAAATATATAATGAACATGCCTATAAAGCAGATGGAAATATTTTAGCAGATACATATTCTATTCCTATTGGAATGAAAGAAGATTATATTATTTTTTATCTATTTTCTCAAACAAATAGAAAATATGAAGAGTTTTCAAAAAAGATATTTGGTGTTTATGATAAAAAAAAGTGGTACAACTATATAACTTTAGCCTCTGTTGTTCAAAAAGAAGCGGCAACTACAAATGAAATGCCAATAGTTGCAAGTGTAATTCATAATAGATTAAAAAAAGGTATGCGTCTTCAAATGGATGGGACTTTAAATTATGGTAAATACTCAAATAGTGTGGTAACAGCAGATAGAATAAGAGAAGATACAAGTTCTTATAACACTTATTTAAATGCTGGTTTACCTAAAGATCCTGTTTGTGCAGTAAGTCTTGATGCTATAAAAGCTGGAATATTTCCTGTAAAAAGTAGCTATTTATACTTTGTGAGAGATAATCGAACAGGTTTACACAAATTTGCATCTACTTTTGATGAACATCAAGTAAATATTCAAGCAAATGTTGGTGTACCAAAAACTTATACAAAAGTTAAAGCTGTTGAAACAAAAATTGATGAAGAAGCTGAGACTATTATGAAGACAGATATTTCTAATCAAAAACCAACATCAATCAAAGATTTATTTAATAATATAAATTAA